The Actinomycetota bacterium genome window below encodes:
- the leuD gene encoding 3-isopropylmalate dehydratase small subunit, with amino-acid sequence MKFQGTAHKYGRDVDTDVIIPARYLNTSVPEELAKHCMEDLDPEFVNKIEFGDILVAEENFGCGSSREHAPISIKAAGISVVIAKSFARIFYRNAINTGLPIMESAEAVEGISDGDEVRVDADAGVIINVTTGKTYRAQPFPPFIKDIIEKGGLIEMVKDKISAR; translated from the coding sequence ATGAAGTTTCAGGGAACAGCGCACAAGTACGGCCGCGACGTCGACACAGACGTGATTATCCCGGCCCGCTATCTCAATACGAGCGTCCCCGAGGAGCTCGCTAAGCATTGCATGGAGGACCTCGATCCCGAGTTCGTCAACAAGATTGAGTTTGGCGATATTTTGGTCGCCGAGGAGAACTTTGGGTGCGGCTCAAGCCGTGAACACGCGCCGATTTCAATAAAGGCCGCCGGAATTAGTGTGGTCATAGCAAAATCCTTCGCGAGAATCTTCTACCGCAACGCGATCAATACCGGTCTTCCGATAATGGAGTCCGCCGAGGCGGTCGAAGGCATCTCCGACGGGGACGAGGTTCGGGTTGATGCTGATGCCGGAGTTATCATCAACGTCACAACCGGCAAGACCTATCGCGCGCAGCCGTTTCCTCCCTTCATCAAAGATATTATCGAAAAGGGCGGCTTGATCGAGATGGTCAAGGACAAAATCAGCGCTAGGTAG
- a CDS encoding oligosaccharide flippase family protein yields the protein MTKTADPTPSNNSRHTSVVGGSFAVALSTAIGLAGSFLLSVIVARLFGPEVKGQLALLLEIPLVAALILGLGFEGAKAYYVGRRLRLPEHAVSDSMYLALSLSLIGVPMVAIAMHQLIPALATIPLVTIIAASLALPFMMIINLLSGVLTGLGKVTEQAIATTIAAIVSFLLAITLALLGHLTLHTLILATLAGLTCASIAMFVATKVKTLTAPSHSRLREEISYAGRSYVQTIMGYLELRQDLILLGVLTSATSVGIYSIGVSIAEVLFYAPQAIAAALAARAFQEGASEGAELTALITRLLSVLLLVASVALMLAARTLVVTIFGEPFAEAALVIQILVPAIAIWGITAQSSVYLASHGTLFPKLSVATLILNLGLNILLIPELGIIGAAIAALISYTIGSAYIIGVFLKTTGIGLAGMLIVRRSDIAFALGAVRAFTKRKNS from the coding sequence GTGACGAAAACGGCAGATCCGACCCCAAGCAATAACAGCCGTCACACAAGTGTTGTGGGCGGGTCTTTTGCTGTTGCACTTAGCACCGCCATTGGCTTGGCCGGGAGCTTTCTACTGTCAGTGATAGTCGCCAGATTGTTCGGCCCGGAGGTCAAAGGTCAACTGGCTCTCCTGCTTGAGATTCCCTTGGTTGCTGCATTGATTCTCGGCCTTGGATTCGAAGGCGCCAAGGCGTACTACGTCGGCCGCCGCCTGCGTCTACCGGAGCATGCGGTGTCGGATTCGATGTACTTGGCGCTTAGCTTGTCGTTGATTGGCGTCCCCATGGTCGCTATCGCTATGCACCAGCTCATCCCGGCACTAGCCACGATACCCCTAGTGACAATCATCGCAGCCTCTCTTGCTCTACCATTTATGATGATCATAAACCTCCTCTCCGGCGTGCTTACGGGATTAGGCAAGGTAACAGAGCAGGCCATAGCTACTACCATCGCCGCAATCGTCTCCTTTTTGCTGGCGATCACACTCGCGCTTCTAGGTCACCTGACCCTGCACACACTGATTCTCGCAACACTGGCCGGCCTTACCTGCGCCTCTATCGCTATGTTTGTGGCCACAAAAGTAAAAACCCTTACCGCTCCCTCACACTCAAGGCTGCGCGAAGAGATCTCTTATGCCGGGCGCAGCTACGTCCAAACGATCATGGGATACCTGGAGCTGCGACAAGACCTTATCTTGCTGGGAGTACTAACTTCAGCCACCAGTGTCGGAATCTATTCAATCGGTGTCTCAATCGCCGAGGTGCTATTTTATGCACCCCAGGCGATCGCTGCCGCTCTTGCGGCCAGAGCGTTTCAGGAAGGCGCATCAGAGGGAGCCGAGCTGACGGCGTTGATCACCCGGTTGCTCTCAGTGCTTTTGCTGGTTGCGTCCGTGGCTTTAATGCTGGCAGCAAGAACACTGGTCGTAACGATCTTCGGCGAACCGTTCGCCGAGGCTGCCCTGGTGATCCAAATCCTTGTACCAGCGATCGCGATCTGGGGTATTACAGCTCAGTCATCCGTCTATCTTGCCAGCCACGGCACGCTGTTTCCAAAGCTGAGCGTCGCGACACTGATCCTTAACTTGGGGCTGAACATCCTATTGATTCCCGAGCTCGGTATTATCGGCGCTGCAATCGCAGCGCTGATTTCATACACGATCGGCTCGGCGTACATCATCGGAGTTTTCCTGAAAACTACGGGCATCGGACTTGCAGGCATGCTGATTGTACGCCGCTCAGACATAGCCTTCGCGCTTGGCGCTGTTCGAGCGTTTACGAAGCGGAAAAACTCATAA
- a CDS encoding methyltransferase domain-containing protein: MNSWDHEQGLTPHASDSGVVFRAYADYYDALYSDKDYAAECAFLGEVFRRESVPEGARVLDLGCGTGGHALCLATAGYRVTGVDRSPEMIGRAKMKAAKSEGLSAEFVVSDVRHAELGRDFDAVISMFAVVSYMLGDEDLSAMFGTARRHLSEGGVFIFDCWHGPGVLAMRPSVTLKQAQTEDGGRVVRTATPSLDSASGTVEVDYEIEHLDFEGGTVAILRESHTLRYLFPDELSDLLFASGFELLSLTPFCDLSRPADERDWNITIVARAV; encoded by the coding sequence GTGAACTCTTGGGATCACGAGCAGGGGCTGACTCCACACGCGAGTGACAGTGGTGTGGTGTTTCGCGCTTACGCGGACTATTACGATGCGCTTTATTCGGACAAGGATTATGCGGCGGAGTGTGCCTTCCTTGGCGAGGTCTTCAGGCGCGAGAGTGTGCCTGAAGGTGCGCGGGTGCTAGATCTTGGTTGCGGAACAGGGGGACACGCGCTTTGCCTGGCGACAGCGGGCTATCGGGTGACAGGAGTCGATCGTTCGCCGGAGATGATCGGTCGCGCGAAGATGAAAGCGGCGAAAAGCGAAGGCCTCTCTGCCGAGTTTGTTGTCTCGGATGTGCGGCATGCCGAACTCGGACGCGATTTCGACGCTGTCATCTCGATGTTCGCGGTGGTCTCATACATGCTTGGGGACGAGGACCTCTCGGCGATGTTTGGCACCGCCCGCCGACATCTGTCCGAAGGCGGAGTATTCATCTTCGATTGCTGGCACGGCCCGGGCGTGCTTGCCATGCGTCCTTCGGTAACTTTGAAGCAGGCGCAAACTGAAGATGGCGGGCGTGTTGTGCGCACTGCCACGCCATCACTGGACAGCGCCTCCGGCACCGTCGAGGTCGACTACGAGATCGAGCATCTGGATTTTGAAGGAGGCACCGTTGCTATCTTGCGCGAATCACACACGTTGCGGTATCTGTTTCCTGACGAGCTGAGCGATCTGCTCTTTGCGAGTGGCTTTGAGCTCTTGAGTCTGACTCCATTTTGCGATCTTTCACGACCCGCCGATGAGCGAGACTGGAATATCACAATCGTCGCTCGGGCTGTATGA
- a CDS encoding glycosyltransferase family 4 protein: MRIGVVPRLERYIGGGYQYSVTMLERLCELETGDDFVVFTYGGQSVPEGIALPRPAVPLRRASGVLGAIAARLASALRPVNAVDPAWTRFFASHGIDMLLFTTESDLATSSGVPYIVAIHDIQHRLHPEFPEVSADGEWELREERIRRLIAGALVVLVDSETGKQDVLDHYSDTGIDPEAVRPLPFLPPDYLAAVDLEPDDLARIRQEYEIPEVYLFYPAQFWPHKNHKRVIEAIGMLAEEGLRVPLVLAGSHTGDLRERTFAEAMRTAEELGVRDLVLYLGYVPDEVMPALYTGAHALVFPTFFGPTNIPVLEAFAFSCPVITSNIRGIREQVGDAGLLVDPESVDAIASAVRKVITEPGLGAALGQRGRERLLSYTREDYLRLLTEAIGEASRRLAERAGRK, encoded by the coding sequence ATGAGGATAGGTGTTGTTCCCAGGCTTGAAAGGTATATCGGCGGGGGCTACCAGTACTCCGTGACGATGCTCGAAAGGCTTTGCGAATTGGAAACTGGGGACGACTTCGTGGTTTTCACCTATGGTGGCCAGTCGGTGCCCGAGGGGATTGCTCTGCCCCGGCCCGCGGTGCCGCTTCGACGCGCCTCGGGAGTTCTCGGCGCTATTGCTGCGCGGCTGGCAAGTGCGCTCAGGCCTGTCAACGCGGTCGACCCGGCGTGGACGCGTTTTTTCGCATCGCACGGCATCGACATGCTCCTCTTTACAACCGAAAGCGATCTGGCAACCAGCTCAGGGGTGCCCTACATTGTCGCGATTCACGACATCCAGCACAGATTGCACCCCGAGTTTCCCGAGGTCTCGGCGGACGGCGAGTGGGAGCTTAGGGAGGAGAGGATCCGCCGGCTTATTGCTGGCGCGCTGGTCGTGTTGGTGGATTCGGAGACTGGCAAGCAAGACGTGCTTGATCACTACTCCGATACCGGAATCGATCCGGAGGCTGTCAGGCCGCTGCCGTTTCTGCCCCCCGACTATCTCGCCGCGGTCGATCTGGAGCCTGACGACCTCGCGCGAATCCGGCAAGAGTATGAGATTCCCGAAGTGTACTTGTTCTACCCCGCGCAGTTCTGGCCGCATAAAAACCATAAGCGTGTCATCGAGGCGATCGGCATGCTCGCCGAGGAAGGCTTGCGCGTGCCACTCGTACTCGCCGGTTCCCACACCGGGGATCTGCGTGAGCGGACTTTCGCCGAGGCTATGCGCACCGCCGAGGAGCTTGGTGTGCGTGACCTCGTTCTCTATCTGGGATATGTGCCCGACGAAGTGATGCCCGCGCTCTACACCGGCGCGCACGCACTGGTGTTCCCGACATTTTTTGGCCCCACCAATATCCCGGTGCTCGAAGCGTTCGCGTTTTCGTGCCCAGTGATCACCTCGAACATCCGCGGTATTCGCGAGCAGGTGGGAGATGCGGGCTTGCTGGTCGACCCGGAGTCTGTCGATGCGATCGCCTCGGCAGTACGCAAGGTGATAACGGAGCCTGGGCTCGGCGCGGCGCTCGGCCAGCGCGGGCGTGAGCGACTGCTCTCCTATACTCGCGAGGACTATCTGCGGCTTCTTACTGAGGCTATCGGCGAAGCCAGTCGGCGCTTAGCCGAGAGAGCGGGGAGAAAGTGA
- a CDS encoding DegT/DnrJ/EryC1/StrS family aminotransferase — translation MIPVNEPVLGALESKYVNECLETGWISSAGRFIEAFEEAWADYCGMRHGVAVANGTVALELAVWSLELDPGDEIIMPTFTIASCALAAIRNGCVPVLVDADPETWCLDVTRLQDRITSRTRAIMPVHVYGHPVDMDPVRSIADAHGLYVIEDAAEAHGATYRDRRCGGLGDISCFSFYANKIVTTGEGGMLLTNDDELARRAREGRNLCFGTGNRFRHAEAGYNFRLTNLQAAIGLAQTERVDELVARKRRIGARYNELLSDLPLQLPIEREWATNVYWMYGIVLAEETGIDAETLGRRLINLGVQTRPFFVGMHDQPMFLERGMFAGERYPVSDRLSRLGLYLPSGLAITAEQQDMVASAVREALGA, via the coding sequence GTGATTCCCGTCAACGAGCCGGTATTAGGCGCCCTGGAGTCGAAATACGTAAACGAGTGCCTGGAAACGGGGTGGATTTCCTCGGCGGGTCGATTCATCGAGGCTTTCGAGGAAGCGTGGGCGGATTATTGCGGTATGCGGCACGGTGTTGCTGTGGCCAACGGCACGGTCGCGCTCGAGTTGGCCGTGTGGTCGCTTGAGCTGGATCCCGGTGATGAGATCATCATGCCTACGTTTACCATCGCCTCATGCGCGCTTGCGGCGATTCGCAACGGCTGTGTGCCCGTGCTTGTCGACGCTGATCCCGAGACCTGGTGCCTTGATGTTACGCGGCTTCAGGACAGAATCACATCGCGCACCCGCGCCATCATGCCGGTGCATGTCTACGGGCATCCGGTGGACATGGACCCTGTGCGCTCGATCGCTGACGCGCACGGGCTTTACGTTATCGAGGACGCGGCCGAGGCGCACGGTGCCACCTATCGCGATCGCAGGTGTGGCGGACTGGGGGATATCAGTTGCTTTTCCTTCTACGCCAACAAGATCGTGACTACCGGGGAAGGCGGCATGCTGCTTACAAACGATGATGAGCTGGCAAGACGCGCCCGCGAAGGTCGTAACCTGTGTTTTGGAACCGGTAACAGGTTCAGGCATGCGGAGGCGGGCTATAACTTCAGGCTCACGAACTTGCAGGCAGCCATCGGGCTCGCCCAGACCGAGCGAGTCGACGAGCTTGTGGCGCGCAAGCGCCGAATCGGCGCACGCTACAACGAGCTACTCTCGGACCTGCCACTGCAGTTGCCGATCGAGCGCGAGTGGGCCACCAACGTATATTGGATGTACGGCATCGTACTTGCCGAGGAAACCGGGATCGACGCCGAGACTCTCGGCAGGCGTCTGATCAACCTGGGAGTACAGACTCGACCGTTTTTTGTGGGGATGCACGATCAGCCGATGTTTTTGGAGCGTGGGATGTTTGCGGGTGAGAGATACCCTGTGTCTGACAGGCTCTCCAGGCTGGGACTTTATCTGCCTTCAGGCCTGGCGATTACCGCCGAGCAGCAAGATATGGTGGCAAGCGCGGTTCGTGAGGCACTAGGCGCATGA